The Mariprofundus ferrinatatus DNA window GAGACACAGCTGGCGCGAGAGCCATTCCCTCTGCCGACAATGAAGATCAATCCTGATATTAAAAGCATCTTCGACTTCAAATTTGAGGATTTCGAACTGGAGGGTTACGAGTGCCATGCAGGCATCCGGGCCCCGATAGCGATCTGAGCTGCTATAATTATTGAACCAAACTGTAGAGGAGGTACGTGTATGAGTTATCCCCAACCCGGCATCCTTGCCGATGTGCCGGCACAGGCACGCTACCTCACCTTTGATATCAGTGATCCGTCTGAAATCTCCGCTGCCTTGCAACAGCTGGCCCGTTTTGCCGATGGCGAGCAGGTGGTGATCGGAATCGGCAGGCCTGTTTCCGATGCACTCGGCATTTCCATTCCGGAGCTGAAAAGTTTCCCCGTCATTGATGCTGCCAAGGTGGATATCCCTGCCACTCAGTCCGCACTCTGGTGCTGGCTGCGCGGTGAAGACCGCGGCGAACTTGTGCACATCAGCCGAAAAATTATCGAGATACTCTCCGGCGGCTTCGAGTGCATCAGCATCATCGATGGTTTCCGCTACGATATCGGCCGTGACCTGACCGGTTACGAGGACGGGACTGAGAACCCGACCGATGGTGATGCGATCGCCGCCGCCATCGCCGCAGACGGCTCCAGCTTCGTCGCTGTGCAGCAGTGGGTTCATGACCTTGATGATTTCCTCACCCGCCCCGAAGAGGAGCAGGATGACACCATCGGGCGCAGAAAATCGGATAACGAGGAGTTCGACGAAGCGCCTGAAACAGCACATGTGAAACGCGTTGCGCAGGAGGATTTTGACCCGGAGGCGTTTGTCGTACGCCGTTCAATGCCGTGGGCGGATGCCGGCCATGAAGGTCTGGTATTCGTTGCCTTTGGCAAAAACTTCGATGCCTATACAACCCTTCTCACGCACATGGTTGGCGCCGATGACGGCAAGGTGGACGCACTATTCAGTTTTACCACACCCGTTACCGGCAGCTTCTTCTGGTGTCCGCCGATGAAGGGTGAAAAACTCGATCTGTCCTTGCTGGGGATCGGATAGATTACATGGCAAAACCTACTCTTTCACTCATATGGGGGCAGGATCGGAACGGCCTGATCGGCCGCAACAACGCTCTGCCCTGGCACCTGCCTGCTGACCTGGCCTGGTTCAAACGCTCGACCATGGGCAAGCCGATTCTGATGGGACGCAAAACCCACGAATCGATCGGGCGCCCGCTGCCCGGGCGAACGAATCTGATTCTGACCCGCCAAACGGACTTGGTGATTGAGGGCTGCACAGTGGTTCATTCACCAGATGAGGTACTGGCCATGGTCCCGGATGCCGATGAGATCATGGTGATGGGTGGTGCGGAGATTTATGCACTTCTGTTTGATCGAGCTACACGGCTCTATATCACCGAGATTGAAGGTGAATTCGAGGGTGACGCCTGGTTTCCGGAATTTGACCGCAACATATGGAAGGAGACATTCCGTGAGACTCACCAGCCTGATGAGAAAAACCCATACCCCTACACCTTTCTAATTCTGGAGCGGCCGGCCGACTGAGTCGCCGCCCGATCCTCCAGGAGAACAGTTATTAACTGGAGGCGATCAACTTGCGGTTGCTGCGGATCATTGCCTGAATCGTTTTCACATAGGCCATGCCGCGTTCCGAATAGGATTTCAACCCAAGTGCCAGATGCACGGCATCAAGCTCCTGCTTTCGCTTGCGCTGCTCCTCTCTCAGCTTGCGAAACGGCACATAGGCGCGGGTGGTATTGATATTGTTCATATAGGCACGCACTGAATCACGGGCATTGTCAAAGCGACGAACCTCGTGCGTGGCTCCAGCTGAACGCTGTTCAGGTACGATGCCGCACCCTTTCGAATAACACCACTGGCCGAAGTAGTTGTTGCCTTCGACCGCGAAGCGGGATTCGCCCCATGACGATTCATTGGCCGCCTGTACCAGCGCCATCTCGACCGGCACAGCATCGACTCGCATCAGAAGCGCCTGAACCTCTTTCTGGCCCGGCTCATCTCCGATCTCGACTTCATACTCTTCGGCAAGCGTTTGCAGTGTTCGCCTTTCAAACCAGCCCAGATTCCTGCTGGAGCGCATTGCCAGCAGATCTTCTCGCTGCTCAAGAATGCGTTCGTTCTCCGCCTCAACCAATGGCTTCATGCGGGCAAAGAAAGCCTGTTTTTTCTGCTCGACGCTACCGTTCAGTTCAGAGCTGTTCTTCTCTTTCTCAACCATCAATACACCGCCGACTTTAAGGGAGCATGCCGCCAACGCCATTACGGCAACCATCAACAGCGCTGAAAACAGCCGGATTCGTCCTGTTGTAATTGAATGAAATATATCGTTCTTCATGGGGAGCATGCTATCTGGGCCATGCATATAAACAGTGACTGAGCCCACAAGCAGAATTCCAGGTTTTGCTGGATACCTCTGCCCTTTCCGGTGCTAGCGTTAGCCGATGAAGAAGCAGGATAGACACTCGTTTTACCGACTCGGTCCGGAGCAGATCCTGCAGGCGGTAGAGAGCGTTGGCTTTGAGTGTGATGGCCAGTTGCTGGCGCTCAACTCCTATGAGAACCGCGTCTATCTCGTCGGGGCAGGTCGCGAATCAATCGTAGTCAAGTTCTACCGCCCCAACCGCTGGTCGGATTCGGAAATCCTTGAAGAGCACCTCTTCACGGAAGAGCTCGCCGAGTTTGATATCCCTGCCGTGCCACCGCTCAGCATCAAAGGCAGCACCCTTTTTCATCACGATGGCCACCGTTTTGCCTTCTATCCGCTCAAGGCCGGGCGTGCTCCCGATCTGGAGAGTCGGGAGCAGCTCGAGCAGCTGGGGCGCTACATCGGCCGCATCCATGCAGTCGGTGCCGTGCGCGATTTCGAGCATCGCCCGACCCTTGATGTCGGCACGTTCGGCGACGACTCCTACGAATTCCTGATCGAAAACGGTTTTATCCCCAAAGAACTCGAAGCGGCCTATGAGAAGGTTGCTGAAGACCTTCTGCATGCCGTAGAAGCACGCTTTGAGTCAATCAATCCTCAACTGATCCGCCTGCATGGTGATGGACATCAGGGCAATATTCTCTGGGATGTCAGCGGAGATGGAGCCGGCAGCCCATATATCATCGATTTCGACGATGCCCGCATGGGACCAGCGATTCAGGATCTCTGGATGTTCCTCTCCGGGGATCGTGCCAATATGAGCAGCTCACTCGATATCCTGCTCACGGCATACGATCAGTTTCATGATTTTGACTGCCGGGAGCTGGCATTGATCGAACCACTCAGATCCCTGCGCATCATGCATCATGCTGCATGGCTGGCACGCCGCTGGGATGACCCCGCCTTCAAAGACGCATTCCCGTGGTTCAACACGCAGAACTACTGGGAGCAGCATGTTTTATCACTGAAAGAGCAGATGGCTGCGATGCAGGAGCCGCCTCTTGTCTGGATATAAACGCATGGATGTCGCTGTCGTGGAAGAACTGCAGTAGAGTACGGAGATGGAAAAACGAATCATCGAACTTGAAACCAAGATCTCCTATCAGGATCATATTATCAGTGAGCTTGATGATGTGGTGACCAGCCAGCAAAAACAGATCGAAAAACTGGAGAAGGAGATGAAACGGGTTCAGGCACACCTGAAAGCGCTTACCTCATCCGGGCTGGCGCATCCTGATGAAGAGTCTCCCCCTCCCCATTACTAAGCCTGTTTCCGTAACCGTAAAGCAAAGCTATAGTTGCCAGATCAATGATCATGGATAGCCAATATGTCTGAGAAACCCTGGGGTGGCCGCTTTGAGTCCCCTACCAATGAATTTGTAGAAGCATTTAATGCATCGATCGATGTCGATGCGCGCATGTATGCTGAGGATATCAACGGCTCGAAAGCACATGCTAAAATGCTGACGGCTCAGGGAATCCTGTCTCAGGAAGATTGCAACGCGATTATGCGTGGCCTGGATGAAATCCTCGGTGAGATCGAAAGTGGAGAGTTCGAATTCACTATCGCACTCGAAGATGTGCATATGAATATTGAAGCACGCCTGACAGAAAAGATTGGCGATGCCGGCAAACGCCTGCACACAGCACGCTCCCGCAACGACCAGGTGGCCACTGACACGCGTCTCTATCTGCGTCACCGCAGCAGCCGCATAATCGGCCACCTGCGCCACCTGCAGCGGGTACTGGTCGAACTGGCTGAAACACATGCCGACACTATCATGCCCGGCTTTACGCACCTGCAGACAGCGCAACCCGTCACCTTCGGCCACCATCTGCTCGCTTATGTCGAGATGTTCAACCGCGATATCGGCCGATTTAAAGATGCAGCCGATCGCATGAACCAGTGCCCGCTCGGCTCGGCTGCGCTTGCCGGAACAACCTTTCCGATTGATCGTCATATGACCGCCGCCACACTCGGCTTTGACGCACCAACCGCCAATTCGCTCGATGCAGTCTCCGATCGCGATTTTATCATGGAGCTACTGGCGGCCGCCTCGATTACCGCAGTTCACCTCTCCCGTTTTTCTGAGGAACTTATCCTCTGGATGAGCGCCCAGTTCCGTTTTGTCGACCTGCCCGATGCCTTTTGCACAGGCTCATCAATCATGCCTCAGAAGAAAAACCCGGACATGCCGGAATTGGTGCGCGGTAAAACCGGCCGTATTATCGGTGGTCTGGTCGCTATTCTGACAACGGTCAAAAGCCTGCCGCTGGCCTATAACAAGGATATGCAAGAGGACAAAACGGCTATTTTCGATGCCTTCGACAACCTCGAAGGAAGCCTGCGAGTGTTTGGTGACATGCTCCCCGGCATGAAAGTGAACAAATCGGTGATGCATGAAGCTGCCGCTTCCGGTTTTGCCACGGCAACCGACCTCGCCGATGCGCTGGTTCGAGCCGGCGTACCATTCCGCAACGCACATGAAATAGTCGGCAAGTCCGTCGCCCACTGTATCAAAGAGGGTATTGAACTGCATGAGATGGATGCCGCCACCTGTGTTAACATTGACGAGCGCCTGAGCGTCGATATGGTGCGCACGCTTTCTGTAGAGAATTGTGTGGCTGCGCGCGATCATATCGGCGGCACCGCACCGAATCAGGTGCGTCTTCAGGTTGCCGCCTGGAAAGAGGAGCTGAAAAGCTGATGAATACTAAATCCATGTTCCGCACTATGGCCCTGCTTATTCTAGCAACGCTGCTTGTGACCGGTTGTGGCCGCAAGGAGGCGCCCCAGATAGCAGCGGATCCGTCAAGCAAGCCGCAACTGCTGAACCTTCAATATCAGGTCGTCGGTAACATCCTTGAGATGACCTACACCCTGCAGGGAAGCCCTGATGGTGTCGGCATCCAGATCGACCGCACCGAGATCGATCCCTACTGCCAGTGCCCAGGCTTATGGCAGCGCTATCTGGAAGATACTCCTAATGCCAGACAGGTAGGCAGCGAAGGAAAGAAGCTGGTAAACCTGAAGGTGATGGGCAAAGAGTTCCTGTTCCGAGTCCGCGCGGTTGACGTGCATGGCAACATTGGCCCATGGAGCAAGATGATTCGAGCCACCGGCACCGATCTATCCAACCAATAATGCAAAACAAATCCCATCAGGTTCGCATTGCGCAGCTGGGCGCCTATCCGTTTGAGCGCCTGAAAGCGCTGTTTGACGGCCATACGCCTAATCCCGAGCTGGAGCCCATCGACGCCGGTGCGGGAGAGCCGCGCCTGCCACTCCCCTCCTTTGTCGCCGACACGCTGAATGCGAATCTCACCGGCTTCTCAAAATACCCGTCCACGGTCGGCAGTATCGAGTTGCGAACCGCTATCGCCGCCTGGCTGAAGCAACGCTATGGTCTGGAAAGCATTGATCCTGCCACACAGGTGTTGACAGCAAATGGTACGCGCGAGTCGCTCTTCGCCATCGCGCATGCACTGGTAAACCCGGATGCTCCGGATGACAGGCGCCCATACGTGCTGATGCCCAATCCGATGTACCAGATATATCTTGGTGCAGCGATTACGGCGGGTGCTGAACCATGGTTTCTCTCCTGCTCTGAGGCAACAGGGTTTGCTCCTGATCTTGCTGCAGTGCCCGAACATGTGTGGACCGATACCGCACTGGTCTATGTCTGCTCCCCGTCCAACCCGACCGGCTGGATAGCTGACGAGGACTATTTCCGTAAACTGCTTGAACTGGCTGACCGTTTTGATTTCGCGATTGTTTCCGATGAATGCTATTCCGAGATCTACTGGCAGCAGCGGCCTGCAGGCCTGCTTGAGGTCGCCGAAAACCTTGGCAGAACCGACTTCTCACGCTGTCTGGTGATGAATTCGCTCTCCAAGCGCTCGGCTCTGCCCGGCATGCGTTCGGGGCTGATAGCCGGCGATGCCAAACTGATCAGGCAATTCACCAAACTGCGCAGCTATACCGGGCCTGCCACACCACTGCCATTACAGCATGTTGCCGCGGCTGCATGGTCGGATGAATTACATGTCGAACAGCATCTTGATGTCTATCGGGCGAGCCTGAAAGCATTCTTTGATGTCTACGGTGGTGAAATACCTTCCGGTTCATTCTTTGTCTGGCTTCCTGTTGCCGATGACGAAGCATTTGCATTAGCCGCCTACACCCAGCAGTCAGTAACGGTTCTTCCCGGAACCTATCTGGGAGCAGCAGATCAGAATGGCATTAACCCTGGAACAGGTTATATCCGGGCTGCGCTTGTTGATGGTCCGGAAAGCGCGGCCGAACTTGCCCGCCGCTTAAAAGCGGTAGTTATCTAAAGGTACCATATCCATGCAGATACCTAATCATGTAGAAACCAGACTTCGCGAACTTGCAGAACATGGTAAGACACTGAATTGCTATATTTACGATACCGGCGAGATGCGGAAGAAAATCGCGCACCTGGCCCGGATCATGCCTGCCGGCGTTGAGGTTTTTTATGCAATGAAGGCCAACCCGCATGGGGCCTTTCTTGCTGCAGCGCTTGAAGCGGGAGCAAAGGGTATTGAGATTGCCAGCCTGGGTGAGGCCGAGAAGGCAGTTGCAGCAGGATTTGATGCCTCAAGCCTGATCTATACAGGCCCGGGAAAGTCGGCTGAAGAGCTCACATGGGCAGTGGAGCATTGCATCCGCACCGTTCATATCGAATCGCTGACCGAAGCGCACCGCCTGAATGCCATTGCAGAGAAGGCGGGAAAAAAACAGGACATTCTGCTGCGCATCAATGCTGATTTCGACATTCACGAAGCACAGACAACCTTCTCGGGCGGCTCGAAAAAGTTTGGTGTTGATGAGGAGAAGCTTGCAGACGTACTGCCACAGATCCTTGCGCTCGACGCCCTCAACTTCCGTGGTCTGCATGTCTATGCTGCTTCCGGTGTACTGAATGTTGCTGACCTGCTGAAGAACTGTGAACTGGTATTCGGCATGGCCCGCCATATCGAAGCCACTTTTCCCGGGGCTCTGTGCGACACCATTGACTTCGGTGGCGGCTTCGGTGTTGATTACCTTGAATCCGGCCATGATTTCGACCCTCAAGCCTATGCCGATGGCCTGAAGAGTCTGATCGACCAATACGGCTATCAGGAGCGCACCTTCTTTCTGGAGCTCGGTCGTTATCTTGCTGCCGATTCCGGCTGGTTCTGTACCGAGATTCTCGACATCAAGGATTCGCGCGGCAAAAAGCAGGTGATCTGTGCCGGCGGCATCAACCACTTCCGGCGCCCGGCAGCTCTGGCCATTAACCACCCGCTGGCCATCGTTCACCTCGAAAGAGCTCGACTTTTCGATGGACAGGAATCGATCCGAAATGAATCGGTCTATTTTGGCGGCCCTCTCTGCACTGGCGCTGACAAACTGGCCAACAATATTCACGTCGAAGCGGCAGATATCGGCGATATTGCCGTATTCGGGCTGGCCGGCGCTTATGGCCTGACCATGTCGAATATGGAGTTCCTCAGCCACGAGCGGCCGGAAGAGATCGTTTTAGGCTGAACTTCCGCTTACCGAGGCTGGATTGCAGCTGGTGAAACGATATACTCGATTCTCATCAAATTTATATGTTTAATAACAGGAGTTGTCCGTGAACCATTTACAAAAAGTCATTGAAGGCGCTTGGGATACCAGAACCGAATGGGATATGCGCTCGGCCTCATGTGAAGTCCGCGAGGCCGTTGAGCACTCCATTCAACTGCTGGATGATGGCGGTGTCCGCGTTGCGGAAAAAGATGCAGAGGGCAACTGGGTCACGCAGGAGTGGCTGAAGAAAGCGGTACTGCTCTACTTCAAGATGCACGATAATGCGGTGATCAGCGGTGGTGGCACCAACTACTACGACAAGGTCCCTCAGAAGTTCGCCAACTGGGGTGAAGATATGTTCCGCAAGGGCGGCATGCGTGTCGTACCGCCCGCCACAGTGCGCAAAGGTGCCTATATCGCTCCTAAAACCGTTCTGATGCCGTCCTATGTGAATATCGGCGCCTATGTTGATGAAGGCACCATGGTAGACACCTGGGCTACCGTCGGCTCATGTGCCCAGATCGGTAAAAATGTACATCTCTCTGGCGGTGTCGGTATCGGCGGCGTGCTTGAGCCACTTCAGGCCACACCCACCATCATTGAAGACAATTGCTTTATCGGCGCCCGTTCAGAAGTTGTTGAAGGCTGCATTGTTCGTGAGGGCTCCGTTCTCTCGATGGGCGTATACATCGGCAAGTCCACCCGCATTTATGATCGAGAAACCGGAGAGACCTATTACGGCGAAGTTCCACCCTATTCGGTTGTGGTATCCGGCTCCATGCCGGGCAAATCCGGCGGTCCTAGCCTCTACTGTGCAGTGATCGTGAAAAAGGTGGACGAGCAGACACGTTCGAAAACAGGAATTACGGAACTGCTTCGCGACTGACTAGATTGCTGCTGCAGTTATATAGGAGTTGGCCATGCCATTGAGCAAGCTGGAAGTAAGTATCGAGATCAACCGGCCAGTCACCGATGTTATCGCCTTTGTCGATAACTGCAGGAATGATCCGATGTGGCAGACATCAGTACTGCAGTCGGAAAAGCTGAGTGATGGCACGCCTGCAATCGGCACAGTCTATCGCGTCAAGGAGAAGTTTCTCGGCCGTGTTATTGAACAGGATTGGGAAGTTACCGACCGCAATACGGATGGCAGCTTCTGGTCGGCGAAAACCATGACGGGGCCATTCCCTATGGAAACCTCTATGCAGTTCTCTGCAAATGGTCCCTCTACACGGGTACACCGGACACTGAGCATTGATGTGGGCAGGTTCTTCAAGGTGGCCTCCCCTGTGGTAGCTCATATCGCCAAACGGGAGCTGGAGATGGATTTCGCCAATCTCAAGGAGCTCCTTGAGTCAGAAGTCTAGTTGCAGGCTTAACAGAAACATCAAAGGCCCCTCAATGGGGCCTTTTTGTTATGGAACTACTCGCCGATATCCTCATTCCAGAGTTCCGGGTTATGCCGGATAAAACTCTCCATCAACTGCCTGCACACCGGATCATCGACCACCTGTATATCCACGCCACGTGAGCGGAGGTACGCCTCGGGCCCTTTGAACGTACGGTTCTCGCCAACCACAACCTTGCCAATCCCATAGAGCAGCACAGCGCCGCTGCACATATCACAGGGAGAGAGGGTTGAATAAAGGATTGCCCTTCGATAATCGGCGGCTTTAATGCGCCCTGCATGCTCGAGGCAGTCCATCTCAGCGTGCAACACCGGGCTGCCACTCTGAACCCGACGGTTATGGCCACGACCAACGACATGACCATCAATCACAAGGACAGAACCGATGGGAATCCCGCCCTCGCTTAACCCTATCTTTGCCTCTTCGATTGCAGCCGCTAAAAATTCATCCATGGCACTTCTCCTCTCCACTCTCTGGATTCGAAATCATCGAGGGAACCTGAATCACCGTCTCCATCTCGCGAAATTCGAGCGGGTAGAGCCCTCGTGAACATGGGCCGGAAAGGCACTCACCACTTAGCGGATCAAAATGGGCAAAATGGACATGGCAGAGCAGTTGCCCCCCATCATCCGAAAAGAAGCGGCCGGGCTCCCAGTCCAGCGGAGCCCCGGCGTGCGGACAGTGATTTCTCCATGCCCGGTATTGTCCTTGAAAACAGATCAGGAACCCCTGCTCGCTGATATCGACATCACTGCCGTCGGAAAGATGAATTGTTGCCTTAAGATCAAAGCAGACGGCCTCACCCTCTGCCGGTTTGTTCACAAACTGCCAATCTTGCTGTTTACTCAAACCCGACTCCGGTCACCCAACAGCACATCTTCGAACCACTTAACAGATGGGCAAAAAAATAGGCGGCCACCCGTCGGTGACCGCCAACACCTCCAAGTGAGGTGTTATCTTCTTTCACTACTATTTTAGACCCGAAAGTGCGATTGGTCAAAGTCAGAAGTGTCAGCCTTCCAGCGCTCTCTGGTAAGCCTCACTGGCGTGCTGGAAGTCCCCTGCGCCGG harbors:
- a CDS encoding Dyp-type peroxidase, with protein sequence MSYPQPGILADVPAQARYLTFDISDPSEISAALQQLARFADGEQVVIGIGRPVSDALGISIPELKSFPVIDAAKVDIPATQSALWCWLRGEDRGELVHISRKIIEILSGGFECISIIDGFRYDIGRDLTGYEDGTENPTDGDAIAAAIAADGSSFVAVQQWVHDLDDFLTRPEEEQDDTIGRRKSDNEEFDEAPETAHVKRVAQEDFDPEAFVVRRSMPWADAGHEGLVFVAFGKNFDAYTTLLTHMVGADDGKVDALFSFTTPVTGSFFWCPPMKGEKLDLSLLGIG
- the folA gene encoding type 3 dihydrofolate reductase; translated protein: MAKPTLSLIWGQDRNGLIGRNNALPWHLPADLAWFKRSTMGKPILMGRKTHESIGRPLPGRTNLILTRQTDLVIEGCTVVHSPDEVLAMVPDADEIMVMGGAEIYALLFDRATRLYITEIEGEFEGDAWFPEFDRNIWKETFRETHQPDEKNPYPYTFLILERPAD
- a CDS encoding glucosaminidase domain-containing protein, producing MKNDIFHSITTGRIRLFSALLMVAVMALAACSLKVGGVLMVEKEKNSSELNGSVEQKKQAFFARMKPLVEAENERILEQREDLLAMRSSRNLGWFERRTLQTLAEEYEVEIGDEPGQKEVQALLMRVDAVPVEMALVQAANESSWGESRFAVEGNNYFGQWCYSKGCGIVPEQRSAGATHEVRRFDNARDSVRAYMNNINTTRAYVPFRKLREEQRKRKQELDAVHLALGLKSYSERGMAYVKTIQAMIRSNRKLIASS
- a CDS encoding serine/threonine protein kinase, which translates into the protein MKKQDRHSFYRLGPEQILQAVESVGFECDGQLLALNSYENRVYLVGAGRESIVVKFYRPNRWSDSEILEEHLFTEELAEFDIPAVPPLSIKGSTLFHHDGHRFAFYPLKAGRAPDLESREQLEQLGRYIGRIHAVGAVRDFEHRPTLDVGTFGDDSYEFLIENGFIPKELEAAYEKVAEDLLHAVEARFESINPQLIRLHGDGHQGNILWDVSGDGAGSPYIIDFDDARMGPAIQDLWMFLSGDRANMSSSLDILLTAYDQFHDFDCRELALIEPLRSLRIMHHAAWLARRWDDPAFKDAFPWFNTQNYWEQHVLSLKEQMAAMQEPPLVWI
- a CDS encoding SlyX family protein translates to MEKRIIELETKISYQDHIISELDDVVTSQQKQIEKLEKEMKRVQAHLKALTSSGLAHPDEESPPPHY
- the argH gene encoding argininosuccinate lyase codes for the protein MSEKPWGGRFESPTNEFVEAFNASIDVDARMYAEDINGSKAHAKMLTAQGILSQEDCNAIMRGLDEILGEIESGEFEFTIALEDVHMNIEARLTEKIGDAGKRLHTARSRNDQVATDTRLYLRHRSSRIIGHLRHLQRVLVELAETHADTIMPGFTHLQTAQPVTFGHHLLAYVEMFNRDIGRFKDAADRMNQCPLGSAALAGTTFPIDRHMTAATLGFDAPTANSLDAVSDRDFIMELLAAASITAVHLSRFSEELILWMSAQFRFVDLPDAFCTGSSIMPQKKNPDMPELVRGKTGRIIGGLVAILTTVKSLPLAYNKDMQEDKTAIFDAFDNLEGSLRVFGDMLPGMKVNKSVMHEAAASGFATATDLADALVRAGVPFRNAHEIVGKSVAHCIKEGIELHEMDAATCVNIDERLSVDMVRTLSVENCVAARDHIGGTAPNQVRLQVAAWKEELKS
- a CDS encoding aminotransferase class I/II-fold pyridoxal phosphate-dependent enzyme, translated to MQNKSHQVRIAQLGAYPFERLKALFDGHTPNPELEPIDAGAGEPRLPLPSFVADTLNANLTGFSKYPSTVGSIELRTAIAAWLKQRYGLESIDPATQVLTANGTRESLFAIAHALVNPDAPDDRRPYVLMPNPMYQIYLGAAITAGAEPWFLSCSEATGFAPDLAAVPEHVWTDTALVYVCSPSNPTGWIADEDYFRKLLELADRFDFAIVSDECYSEIYWQQRPAGLLEVAENLGRTDFSRCLVMNSLSKRSALPGMRSGLIAGDAKLIRQFTKLRSYTGPATPLPLQHVAAAAWSDELHVEQHLDVYRASLKAFFDVYGGEIPSGSFFVWLPVADDEAFALAAYTQQSVTVLPGTYLGAADQNGINPGTGYIRAALVDGPESAAELARRLKAVVI
- a CDS encoding alanine racemase codes for the protein MQIPNHVETRLRELAEHGKTLNCYIYDTGEMRKKIAHLARIMPAGVEVFYAMKANPHGAFLAAALEAGAKGIEIASLGEAEKAVAAGFDASSLIYTGPGKSAEELTWAVEHCIRTVHIESLTEAHRLNAIAEKAGKKQDILLRINADFDIHEAQTTFSGGSKKFGVDEEKLADVLPQILALDALNFRGLHVYAASGVLNVADLLKNCELVFGMARHIEATFPGALCDTIDFGGGFGVDYLESGHDFDPQAYADGLKSLIDQYGYQERTFFLELGRYLAADSGWFCTEILDIKDSRGKKQVICAGGINHFRRPAALAINHPLAIVHLERARLFDGQESIRNESVYFGGPLCTGADKLANNIHVEAADIGDIAVFGLAGAYGLTMSNMEFLSHERPEEIVLG
- the dapD gene encoding 2,3,4,5-tetrahydropyridine-2,6-dicarboxylate N-succinyltransferase; its protein translation is MNHLQKVIEGAWDTRTEWDMRSASCEVREAVEHSIQLLDDGGVRVAEKDAEGNWVTQEWLKKAVLLYFKMHDNAVISGGGTNYYDKVPQKFANWGEDMFRKGGMRVVPPATVRKGAYIAPKTVLMPSYVNIGAYVDEGTMVDTWATVGSCAQIGKNVHLSGGVGIGGVLEPLQATPTIIEDNCFIGARSEVVEGCIVREGSVLSMGVYIGKSTRIYDRETGETYYGEVPPYSVVVSGSMPGKSGGPSLYCAVIVKKVDEQTRSKTGITELLRD
- a CDS encoding SRPBCC family protein is translated as MPLSKLEVSIEINRPVTDVIAFVDNCRNDPMWQTSVLQSEKLSDGTPAIGTVYRVKEKFLGRVIEQDWEVTDRNTDGSFWSAKTMTGPFPMETSMQFSANGPSTRVHRTLSIDVGRFFKVASPVVAHIAKRELEMDFANLKELLESEV
- a CDS encoding nucleoside deaminase, with product MDEFLAAAIEEAKIGLSEGGIPIGSVLVIDGHVVGRGHNRRVQSGSPVLHAEMDCLEHAGRIKAADYRRAILYSTLSPCDMCSGAVLLYGIGKVVVGENRTFKGPEAYLRSRGVDIQVVDDPVCRQLMESFIRHNPELWNEDIGE
- a CDS encoding Rieske (2Fe-2S) protein, which codes for MSKQQDWQFVNKPAEGEAVCFDLKATIHLSDGSDVDISEQGFLICFQGQYRAWRNHCPHAGAPLDWEPGRFFSDDGGQLLCHVHFAHFDPLSGECLSGPCSRGLYPLEFREMETVIQVPSMISNPESGEEKCHG